From Anopheles coluzzii chromosome 3, AcolN3, whole genome shotgun sequence, the proteins below share one genomic window:
- the LOC120958345 gene encoding uncharacterized protein LOC120958345, which yields MRIRRSVNISNGSVFHLALVTMAALVRQVITEDCGQEELVQCTRPLQVLSATSELSFVTKKEELDKLCPDLHKGLHCIRSYTRRCMNIHQRDHFNKLYHGTNEVIHELCEEGPYQEDFLRHAPCMRHVKKDYEVCAIHYQSTMAKIGQSVATTTTTTVASSIYPTMATHPAAVMSNGGGQYHNGDMSQHQHHHHRQQQQQHEHLGRSHPNSTKSVEDAEEERLKTVCCAFQKYMQCSEFTVRHACGDETALFTRKFLDKMSNTLMRMHCVDYTPESGKCRDYFSSSATPTGLTRWSSSNMVTLAIVTVLAVVHHWLGTFI from the exons CGCTCGTGCGACAAGTTATCACGGAGGACTGTGGACAGGAGGAGCTGGTACAGTGCACAAGACCGCTGCAGGTCCTATCGGCCACATCGGAGCTGTCCTTCGTTACCAAGAAGGAGGAGCTGGATAAACTTTGCCC CGATCTGCACAAAGGACTGCACTGCATACGAAGCTACACCCGGCGCTGCATGAATATTCATCAACGAGACCACTTCAACAAACTCTACCACGGCACTAATGAAGTGATACACGAGCTCTGCGAGGAAGGCCCATATCAGGAAG ACTTTCTTAGACATGCACCGTGCATGCGGCATGTGAAAAAAGACTACGAGGTGTGTGCGATCCACTACCAGAGCACCATGGCGAAGATAGGCCAGTCGGTGGCAACGACAACCACCACGACGGTAGCGTCGTCCATCTACCCAACAATGGCCACACATCCGGCGGCCGTCATGAGCAATGGTGGTGGGCAGTACCACAACGGTGACATGAGtcagcatcagcatcaccatcacagacagcagcagcagcagcacgaacaTTTGGGCCGAAGCCATCCAAACAGCACCAAGTCGGTGGAGGATGCGGAGGAAGAACGGCTTAAAACGGTTTGCTG TGCCTTCCAGAAGTACATGCAGTGCTCGGAGTTTACGGTGCGGCATGCCTGCGGCGACGAGACGGCGCTGTTCACGCGCAAATTCCTCGACAAGATGTCCAACACGTTGATGCGG ATGCACTGCGTCGATTACACGCCGGAAAGTGGCAAATGCCGGGATTACTTCAGCTCAAGCGCAACCCCGACGGGTCTAACGCGGTGGAGTTCATCAAACATGGTCACACTCGCCATTGTCACGGTGCTTGCGGTTGTGCACCACTGGCTGGGAACGTTTATTTAA